In the Candidatus Binatia bacterium genome, one interval contains:
- a CDS encoding dockerin type I domain-containing protein has protein sequence MLQARSRVLRFHRPRWRRAAVRLPMAAVVGMLTCGVARAGIDVWTNTGPGGGRVLCVAADPTNPTTVYAGTASGGLFKSTDGGATWSGANTGLPLGGETLGLTTVWSIAVDPKAPSIVYAGTSAGVFKSTDGAASWQAANTGLINPSESAPSIVALAVDPQVSATLYAAAAVWGGSVFKSINGGASWSSADTGILDAWGSPAVTALAIDPLAPATLYAAAQSTAFKTTSAAGTWLPLAAPAPNTDIHRLDIDPSTPATVYLGTRYGTPAGVLKTTDSGNTWSPVNNGLPGPPTVGALAVDPLAPTTVYVATSSCEASSCISGVYRSPNGGQAWAATAMAGSSDYSGAYFVDALAVAPTSPPTIFAADWIDGLSRSADSGATWTDANSGMANTLIVSLAPDPGTPATLYAATYEGGIFKSTDRGVTWAARRNGLPRWYGLAPVLAVARTDANLLYAGTQQGLYRTADGGESWQPVNSGLPSNPWITAVAVDPSNTGIAYAAAVTCADGPCAGGLYKTTDGGATWAPTALGGNDVIVEGIAIDGTAPSTLYASARDANMDGSYLFNGVYRSVDGGANWELRSPALVQLGRVLIDPTTPSTLYVTGNTAGEPMRVFKSSDSGATWNPIDAGLPEDLYAPPDLAIDPADAGKLYAATDSGVFRSTDAGVNWTPFDNGLTQVQFATIAVDPFVSAVVYAASAGGGVFVIEQGSAGYGIAGRVRYYNGLHGVGGAAVELHGTPPASQLTNGTGEYAFGGLAAATWTVAPRKDGDFGGGIGALDAVFVLQSVAGTRTLDANQRLAADVTGNGSISALDAARILQKAVGMIDRLPVATTCNSDWLFVPAPAAAANRHAIPPAIGGGGCQPGAIAYTPLAGPANGQDFAGILIGDVTGNWIPSAGAAAAAMAEAPAAGVRLGRARAVRGARVRIPVYVSSAAATSALDFRVQFDPARLRLARVRRGPQARGALLAHHHGDTPGVVRIAMASATALPPNGSILVLEFDGNAAAPVRVSGRVGER, from the coding sequence ATGTTGCAGGCTCGTTCGCGTGTACTTCGGTTCCATCGCCCGCGTTGGCGGCGGGCGGCGGTGCGGCTGCCGATGGCCGCCGTCGTGGGAATGTTGACTTGCGGCGTCGCGCGGGCCGGGATCGATGTCTGGACCAACACGGGACCCGGCGGCGGGCGCGTCCTGTGCGTCGCCGCCGATCCGACGAATCCGACTACCGTATACGCCGGCACGGCCTCCGGCGGCCTGTTCAAGAGCACCGACGGAGGTGCGACCTGGTCCGGCGCCAACACCGGTCTGCCTCTGGGCGGGGAGACGCTCGGCTTGACGACCGTCTGGAGCATCGCCGTAGACCCGAAGGCGCCCTCGATCGTGTACGCGGGAACGTCGGCCGGCGTGTTCAAATCGACCGACGGGGCGGCGAGCTGGCAAGCGGCAAACACGGGGTTGATCAACCCATCGGAGAGTGCCCCGAGTATCGTGGCGTTGGCGGTCGATCCGCAAGTAAGCGCAACGCTGTACGCCGCCGCGGCGGTCTGGGGCGGCAGCGTTTTCAAGAGCATCAACGGCGGAGCGAGCTGGTCGTCCGCCGACACCGGCATCCTCGACGCGTGGGGCTCGCCCGCGGTTACGGCGCTGGCGATCGACCCGCTCGCGCCGGCCACTCTTTACGCGGCGGCGCAGTCCACCGCCTTCAAGACCACGAGCGCGGCAGGCACCTGGCTACCGCTCGCCGCGCCCGCCCCGAACACGGACATCCATCGCCTCGACATCGACCCGAGCACACCCGCGACCGTCTATCTCGGCACCCGCTACGGAACCCCGGCCGGTGTGCTCAAGACGACCGACAGCGGCAACACCTGGAGCCCCGTCAACAACGGCCTGCCCGGCCCCCCGACCGTCGGTGCCCTCGCGGTCGACCCGCTCGCACCCACCACAGTCTACGTCGCCACCAGTAGCTGCGAGGCATCCTCCTGCATCAGCGGCGTGTACCGCAGCCCGAACGGAGGGCAAGCGTGGGCGGCGACCGCGATGGCCGGCAGTTCCGACTATTCCGGCGCATACTTCGTCGACGCGCTCGCGGTGGCTCCGACCAGCCCGCCGACGATCTTCGCCGCCGACTGGATCGATGGCCTGTCGCGCAGCGCCGATTCCGGTGCGACCTGGACAGACGCCAACTCGGGTATGGCCAACACATTGATTGTGAGTCTCGCGCCGGATCCCGGGACACCGGCAACCCTGTACGCGGCGACTTACGAGGGCGGCATCTTCAAGAGCACGGATCGGGGCGTCACCTGGGCGGCGCGCCGCAACGGCCTGCCGCGCTGGTACGGTCTGGCACCGGTTTTGGCCGTTGCCCGGACCGACGCCAACCTGCTTTACGCGGGCACGCAGCAAGGTCTTTATCGCACCGCCGACGGCGGCGAGAGCTGGCAGCCGGTCAACAGCGGCCTCCCAAGTAATCCGTGGATTACCGCGGTTGCCGTGGATCCGTCGAACACCGGCATCGCTTACGCCGCGGCGGTCACCTGCGCCGACGGCCCGTGCGCGGGCGGGCTCTACAAGACGACCGACGGCGGCGCCACTTGGGCGCCAACGGCGCTCGGCGGAAACGATGTGATCGTCGAAGGGATCGCGATCGACGGGACGGCCCCGTCGACCCTGTACGCCAGTGCACGAGACGCCAACATGGACGGCAGTTACCTGTTCAACGGCGTGTACCGGAGCGTCGACGGAGGGGCCAACTGGGAACTCCGGAGCCCAGCTCTCGTTCAGCTCGGCCGCGTCCTGATCGATCCGACGACCCCGAGCACGCTCTACGTGACCGGGAACACCGCGGGCGAACCGATGCGGGTGTTCAAGAGCAGCGACAGCGGCGCCACCTGGAACCCGATCGATGCCGGCTTACCGGAAGACCTGTATGCGCCCCCCGATCTCGCGATCGACCCGGCCGACGCCGGCAAGCTTTACGCCGCCACCGACTCGGGTGTCTTCAGGAGCACCGACGCCGGCGTCAACTGGACCCCGTTCGACAACGGGCTCACCCAGGTCCAGTTCGCGACCATCGCCGTCGATCCGTTCGTATCGGCGGTGGTGTATGCCGCCAGTGCGGGCGGCGGAGTCTTCGTAATCGAGCAGGGATCGGCCGGCTACGGCATCGCCGGCCGGGTCCGCTACTACAACGGCCTGCACGGCGTCGGCGGCGCCGCCGTCGAACTCCACGGCACCCCACCGGCGTCGCAACTCACCAACGGCACCGGCGAGTACGCATTCGGCGGCCTTGCCGCGGCGACCTGGACGGTCGCACCTCGGAAGGACGGCGATTTCGGCGGCGGCATCGGTGCGTTGGACGCGGTTTTCGTCTTGCAGTCGGTAGCGGGCACGCGCACGCTCGACGCCAACCAGCGACTGGCGGCCGACGTCACCGGCAACGGTTCGATCAGTGCGCTCGACGCCGCACGCATCCTGCAGAAGGCCGTCGGAATGATCGACCGGCTGCCGGTGGCAACGACCTGCAACTCCGACTGGCTGTTCGTACCGGCGCCGGCGGCCGCCGCCAATCGCCACGCGATTCCGCCCGCGATCGGCGGCGGCGGGTGCCAGCCGGGGGCCATTGCGTACACACCGCTTGCCGGACCGGCGAACGGGCAGGATTTCGCCGGCATCCTCATCGGCGATGTCACGGGCAACTGGATACCGAGCGCGGGAGCGGCTGCCGCCGCGATGGCCGAGGCCCCGGCGGCGGGAGTACGCCTTGGCCGCGCACGGGCCGTGCGCGGGGCGCGGGTACGGATTCCCGTCTACGTGTCGTCCGCCGCGGCCACTTCCGCGCTGGACTTCCGCGTGCAGTTCGATCCCGCGCGGCTGCGTCTGGCGCGGGTGCGCCGCGGCCCACAGGCTCGCGGCGCCCTGCTCGCTCACCACCACGGCGACACGCCGGGGGTCGTCCGCATCGCGATGGCGAGTGCCACGGCGTTACCGCCCAACGGCAGTATCCTCGTGCTCGAGTTCGACGGCAATGCGGCCGCGCCGGTTCGTGTCAGCGGCCGCGTTGGGGAACGGTGA
- a CDS encoding beta-lactamase family protein yields MQVCDPREVGFDPGRLGRLADSIEADIAAERFDGCELIVARHGRVAFHRWFGWADRAQRKPLVEDQVFFTMSIGKQFTNVLVLNYIERGALALTTPIAEIIPEFGCRGKDNVAIWHVLTHTGGLPALMPPMPIEEVSRLQSVVAATCATILEAEPGSRVTYSVIVGHAILGEVIRRLDGGRRPYRQIMAEELFQPLGMTNTSLGARPDLAARMAPVVVRDRRPGALEPELLEATGMLVTEEAEIPAGGYLSTAADVHRFAEMLRGGGVLGDVRVLSPATVEQGHTIRTGAMTNSLFDYTRAARGWTPFPANIGLGFFVRGGGMHPTPMGTLASPTTFGGFGAGSTVFWIDPVRDVTYAFLSTGLMEESRSMERHQRLSDMVHAAVVEMHTA; encoded by the coding sequence ATGCAGGTTTGCGATCCGCGTGAAGTGGGGTTCGATCCCGGGCGTCTCGGTCGTCTCGCCGATAGCATCGAGGCCGACATTGCCGCCGAGCGCTTCGACGGCTGCGAGTTAATTGTCGCCCGCCACGGGCGCGTGGCTTTTCATCGCTGGTTCGGCTGGGCCGACCGCGCCCAGCGCAAACCACTTGTCGAGGACCAGGTGTTCTTCACGATGTCGATCGGCAAGCAGTTCACCAACGTGCTCGTGCTCAACTACATCGAACGCGGCGCGCTGGCGCTCACCACCCCGATCGCCGAGATCATTCCCGAGTTCGGCTGCCGCGGCAAAGACAACGTCGCCATCTGGCACGTGCTCACGCACACGGGCGGGCTGCCGGCACTCATGCCGCCGATGCCGATCGAGGAGGTGTCGCGCCTGCAATCGGTGGTCGCCGCGACGTGCGCGACGATCCTCGAAGCCGAACCCGGCTCGCGCGTGACCTACAGCGTCATCGTCGGACACGCGATCCTCGGAGAAGTCATCCGGCGCCTCGACGGCGGGCGCCGTCCGTACCGTCAGATCATGGCCGAAGAGCTTTTCCAGCCGCTGGGCATGACGAACACCTCGTTGGGCGCGCGGCCGGACCTTGCGGCGCGCATGGCGCCGGTGGTCGTACGCGACCGGCGTCCCGGGGCTCTGGAGCCGGAACTTCTCGAGGCGACCGGAATGCTGGTGACCGAGGAGGCGGAGATCCCCGCCGGGGGCTACCTGTCGACCGCCGCCGACGTGCACCGTTTTGCCGAAATGCTGCGCGGCGGCGGGGTGCTGGGCGACGTCCGGGTCCTGTCGCCGGCAACGGTCGAGCAGGGTCACACGATCCGCACCGGCGCCATGACCAACAGCCTGTTCGACTACACGCGCGCGGCGCGCGGCTGGACGCCGTTTCCCGCCAACATCGGCCTCGGTTTCTTTGTCCGCGGCGGCGGCATGCATCCGACGCCGATGGGCACCCTGGCCTCGCCGACGACGTTCGGCGGCTTCGGTGCGGGCTCGACGGTGTTCTGGATCGATCCGGTCCGCGACGTCACCTACGCGTTCCTGTCGACCGGGCTGATGGAGGAATCGCGCAGCATGGAGCGGCATCAGCGCCTGTCGGACATGGTGCACGCCGCGGTCGTCGAAATGCACACAGCCTGA
- a CDS encoding VCBS repeat-containing protein — protein sequence MTCRRLNLRAATIWASSVVMAVAGAYAARAGGEEARAVRFQPAARGLPHTGLWKSHIAFGDVDADGFADLGVVSRLADGPHVFLSDGKGGWRDASEGLPREAYCGGGMQFADANNDGKLDVVVGDHCRGAAVFLGDGRGVWRAGSSGLPAYGTEDVAAADFNGDRCLDIATVAANEHGVRAFLGNCKGEWTERSGGLEQSGWGNAIIAVDLNRDGHVDLAATHAGGPRVWLGDGKGAWRSAADGLPVPPTGGLYWGIAAGDVNGDGLLDLATGAAVPGAEVFIQERGGAAGTRWRAGAGAIPSYAALGVALGDLNGDGHTDLVIAGRTTTRSPAGAYGLFPLLGDGHEHWQAATDSGLPASGRERVWGVGLGDVNGDGKLDVAAAFGDLNNPNPAPKPKLEPRPAAAAGSTPESSPLPRARRPRPVAPNRGYFGGVDVWAGSLGS from the coding sequence GTGACTTGTAGACGTCTGAATTTACGGGCCGCCACGATCTGGGCTTCGAGTGTCGTCATGGCCGTCGCCGGGGCTTACGCGGCGCGGGCCGGCGGCGAGGAGGCGCGTGCGGTGCGCTTCCAGCCTGCCGCGCGCGGCCTGCCGCACACGGGGCTCTGGAAGTCGCACATCGCCTTCGGCGACGTCGATGCCGACGGCTTCGCCGATCTCGGCGTGGTGTCCCGTCTGGCAGATGGACCGCACGTTTTCCTGTCCGACGGCAAGGGCGGTTGGCGCGATGCCTCGGAGGGCCTGCCGCGCGAAGCGTATTGCGGTGGCGGAATGCAGTTCGCCGACGCCAACAACGACGGCAAGCTCGACGTCGTGGTCGGCGATCACTGCCGGGGGGCGGCGGTTTTTCTCGGTGACGGCCGCGGCGTGTGGCGGGCCGGCTCCAGCGGCCTGCCGGCGTACGGCACGGAGGACGTCGCCGCCGCCGACTTCAACGGCGACCGCTGCCTCGATATCGCCACGGTGGCCGCCAACGAGCACGGCGTGCGGGCTTTCCTCGGCAACTGCAAGGGCGAGTGGACTGAACGATCCGGGGGCCTGGAGCAGAGCGGGTGGGGCAACGCCATTATCGCCGTCGACCTCAATCGGGACGGGCACGTGGATCTGGCGGCGACGCATGCCGGCGGACCGCGCGTGTGGCTCGGCGACGGCAAAGGCGCGTGGCGCAGCGCCGCGGACGGTCTGCCCGTGCCGCCCACCGGAGGGCTCTACTGGGGCATCGCCGCGGGTGACGTCAACGGCGACGGCCTGCTGGACCTGGCCACCGGCGCCGCCGTCCCCGGCGCCGAGGTGTTCATCCAGGAGCGCGGCGGTGCCGCTGGAACACGCTGGCGCGCCGGTGCGGGCGCAATTCCTTCGTACGCCGCGTTGGGCGTGGCCCTCGGCGATCTCAACGGCGACGGACACACCGATCTGGTGATCGCCGGCCGGACGACGACACGATCGCCGGCCGGGGCGTATGGTCTCTTTCCGTTGCTCGGGGACGGGCACGAGCACTGGCAGGCGGCGACGGACAGCGGCCTGCCCGCGAGCGGGCGCGAACGGGTGTGGGGCGTGGGTCTCGGCGACGTCAACGGCGACGGCAAGCTCGACGTCGCGGCGGCGTTCGGCGACCTGAACAACCCGAATCCTGCACCGAAGCCGAAGCTGGAACCACGGCCGGCCGCGGCGGCGGGGAGCACACCGGAGTCGTCCCCGCTGCCCAGGGCGCGACGCCCGCGTCCTGTGGCGCCAAACCGCGGGTACTTCGGTGGCGTGGACGTGTGGGCGGGGTCCTTGGGGTCTTGA
- a CDS encoding matrixin family metalloprotease, giving the protein MASARANSRRTAYLFAATAVAVLSCVRPLWAGGNTQFRNPNNLTQAIDKIWDDRMQPIAWVLSQDGIPGSGIDNATLIGELTAAFDTWEALPASRLDFTFDGQVPLRDAGRGGPLAAGVDGVNLVTFTDPDVLFPPGVLAVAITFSFAQDTAIDTANADLDGDGTADIPTGTYPAGTIFDGDIVFNSSEPWSTAGAGGSIDVRAVALHEIGHFFGLCHSMIRDAVMWPFLSANIAAARTPKADDVAYASFYYPAQPAYGAAFGAIRGRLVNGFSNAAVLGGHVFAVDPLSGQSVVGAYSGDDGSYTIPALAAGNYLVAIEPLDGDPVGLDPARVNQVVQFTFDTNFPEEFYDANESNVEADPLAGLALTVSAGVDTAGIDIVTNTVQVPGVNRILDTGYNLFAYPVTAPADLTAFDLLEAIGDETAANAIDRFVPDTGRFERAEYAGAVRSGANFPIRRGEAYVVYTDAQRVVSFAGGTDCPTLDLARGLNLIGVPCPPAGYTAFGLLRDLGSQFEVDRIERFDPGTGIFQVAAYDAGGNPGGTDFPIVNGEGYAVTMLAARAGIRIPAPGSSFAPVIAGLSPGRGVPGTVVVILGEGFDPVGANNVVTFNGIGAGVVFATSTSLTVTVPGNAGSGVVRVTVAGRQSNGLNFVVVSPVATDDPNGPTELVSGQTGEGTLAADGEQDRYTFTALAGSLVAVRAEAVAGGVPDLVLVLEDPYGVTVATDDNGGGGSSPLINNFVVENTGTHTIVVSNVPGGGTGAYRVSLTIATRAAPTQLSIIGGDFQTGLAGSTLPQPLSIFLTGPTGAPVAGVPVTFVATGTEVGSTLDPANAGTTVLTTNNSGIVTVQTTLSATPGVYTITVTVPGAAPVTFTVAATDKAIASITMNGDRQQGTVGKTLPNPLDIILADVNGAPVSGALVAFKVVGGGGSINPTGAQTTGAPGKATTTFKLGKQVAAPQLVAAFVPGQSKPLLFEATPKADVPAKARSNKSNFNALTLGTARLNALQVQVFDQFDNPVPDVLVNYGAPAGLTVQPGLGPDGIGFTNFLTNADGLHVAMVIAETSLIPTIDEFGNKGTAGLAGTYTITAAPATGSAPAQVYKVDVDMGPEMVTASVQNDQAMIGQPLPSPVRKLVLRYQRTDRYTDANNDSKDDDNGDFRDENFTQKTPKAVPGVAITFEVQREDGNKETDFGLQPTSVAPTVATTDASGLTTAAATMGDVGGVNQVVGKTPAIPVTWLFADGTTLDQKTFTDANLFAESTNLVALPVVITTTVTDPGGGIDLATLNALLNGTSFFNGATPPAVPPSFPERLQVTAGGKVLTALPPSLVTDSAFTDIQVEYRPSRPKLLNGANTVQVQKVKDRATNEQAAVTSQGFTYP; this is encoded by the coding sequence ATGGCGAGCGCGCGCGCGAATAGCCGCCGGACGGCTTACCTGTTCGCGGCCACGGCCGTCGCGGTGCTGAGCTGCGTCCGGCCGTTGTGGGCCGGCGGCAACACGCAGTTCCGGAATCCCAACAACTTGACCCAGGCGATCGACAAGATCTGGGACGACCGCATGCAACCCATCGCCTGGGTGTTAAGTCAGGACGGCATCCCGGGATCGGGCATCGACAACGCGACCCTGATCGGCGAACTGACGGCGGCGTTCGACACGTGGGAGGCTCTGCCGGCGTCGCGCCTCGACTTCACGTTCGACGGGCAGGTACCGCTGCGCGACGCCGGCCGCGGCGGTCCGCTCGCCGCCGGCGTCGACGGCGTCAATCTCGTCACCTTCACCGACCCCGACGTATTGTTCCCGCCCGGCGTGCTCGCGGTGGCCATCACTTTCTCCTTCGCGCAGGATACGGCGATCGACACGGCAAACGCCGACCTCGACGGCGACGGCACCGCCGACATTCCCACCGGCACGTATCCGGCGGGAACGATCTTCGACGGCGACATTGTCTTCAATTCGAGCGAGCCGTGGAGCACCGCCGGGGCGGGCGGCAGTATCGATGTCCGCGCCGTCGCCCTGCACGAGATCGGACACTTCTTCGGCCTCTGCCACTCGATGATCCGCGACGCGGTCATGTGGCCGTTCCTGAGCGCCAACATCGCCGCGGCTCGCACCCCGAAGGCCGACGACGTCGCCTACGCGTCGTTCTACTATCCCGCGCAGCCGGCCTACGGCGCCGCCTTCGGCGCCATCCGCGGACGGCTCGTCAACGGCTTCAGCAACGCTGCCGTGCTCGGCGGACACGTGTTCGCCGTCGATCCTCTCAGCGGACAAAGCGTCGTCGGCGCCTACAGCGGCGACGACGGCAGTTACACGATCCCCGCCCTCGCAGCAGGCAATTACCTCGTCGCCATCGAGCCGCTCGACGGCGACCCCGTCGGCCTCGACCCGGCCCGCGTCAACCAGGTCGTGCAGTTCACCTTCGACACCAACTTCCCCGAGGAGTTCTACGACGCCAACGAGAGCAACGTCGAAGCCGACCCGCTCGCCGGACTTGCCCTGACCGTCAGCGCCGGCGTCGACACGGCGGGCATCGACATCGTCACCAACACCGTCCAGGTACCCGGCGTCAATCGCATTCTCGACACGGGCTACAACCTCTTCGCCTATCCGGTGACGGCGCCCGCCGATCTGACGGCTTTCGACCTGCTCGAGGCGATCGGCGACGAGACGGCGGCGAACGCCATCGACCGCTTCGTTCCGGACACCGGACGGTTCGAACGCGCGGAATACGCCGGCGCCGTCCGGTCGGGTGCGAACTTCCCGATCCGGCGCGGCGAGGCTTACGTGGTGTACACCGATGCGCAGAGGGTCGTGAGCTTCGCCGGCGGAACCGACTGTCCCACGCTCGACCTGGCGCGTGGACTGAATCTGATCGGCGTCCCCTGCCCTCCCGCGGGCTACACGGCCTTCGGGTTGCTGCGGGACCTGGGCTCGCAATTCGAGGTCGACCGGATCGAGCGCTTCGACCCCGGCACCGGCATCTTCCAGGTCGCCGCCTACGACGCCGGGGGCAATCCCGGCGGAACCGACTTCCCCATCGTCAACGGCGAGGGTTACGCGGTCACCATGCTGGCGGCGCGGGCCGGGATTCGCATTCCAGCACCCGGGAGCAGCTTCGCGCCGGTGATCGCCGGACTGAGCCCGGGCCGCGGAGTGCCCGGGACGGTGGTCGTCATCCTCGGCGAGGGCTTCGATCCCGTCGGCGCCAACAACGTCGTCACCTTCAACGGCATCGGCGCCGGCGTCGTCTTCGCAACCTCGACGAGCCTGACCGTCACCGTGCCCGGCAACGCCGGAAGCGGCGTTGTGCGCGTCACCGTCGCCGGCCGCCAGAGCAACGGCTTGAACTTCGTCGTCGTAAGCCCGGTCGCCACCGACGATCCGAACGGCCCCACCGAACTCGTCTCCGGGCAGACGGGCGAAGGCACGCTCGCCGCCGACGGCGAGCAGGACCGGTACACGTTCACGGCACTCGCCGGCTCGCTGGTCGCGGTGCGCGCCGAGGCGGTGGCCGGCGGCGTCCCCGATCTCGTGCTCGTCCTCGAAGACCCGTACGGGGTCACCGTCGCCACCGACGACAACGGCGGCGGCGGCAGCAGTCCCCTCATCAACAACTTCGTCGTGGAAAACACGGGAACGCACACCATTGTCGTCAGCAACGTCCCCGGCGGCGGCACCGGGGCCTACCGCGTCAGTCTCACCATCGCAACCCGCGCCGCACCGACGCAACTGTCGATCATCGGCGGCGACTTCCAGACCGGGCTTGCCGGCAGCACGTTGCCGCAACCCCTCTCGATCTTCCTCACCGGTCCCACCGGCGCCCCCGTCGCCGGAGTTCCGGTGACCTTCGTCGCGACCGGCACGGAAGTCGGCAGCACGCTCGATCCGGCGAACGCCGGGACCACGGTGCTCACCACCAACAACTCCGGTATCGTCACGGTCCAGACCACGCTGTCCGCCACGCCCGGCGTGTACACCATTACCGTCACCGTGCCGGGCGCTGCCCCGGTCACCTTCACGGTCGCCGCCACCGACAAGGCAATCGCGTCGATTACCATGAACGGCGACCGCCAGCAGGGCACCGTCGGCAAGACCCTGCCCAATCCGCTCGATATCATCCTCGCCGATGTCAACGGCGCCCCGGTGTCGGGCGCTCTGGTGGCATTCAAGGTCGTGGGCGGCGGCGGCTCGATCAATCCGACCGGCGCGCAGACTACCGGGGCGCCGGGAAAGGCGACCACGACCTTCAAGCTGGGCAAACAGGTCGCCGCCCCGCAACTCGTCGCGGCGTTCGTGCCCGGCCAGTCCAAACCGTTGCTGTTCGAAGCGACGCCGAAGGCGGATGTCCCCGCGAAGGCGCGCAGCAACAAGTCCAACTTCAACGCGCTTACGCTCGGAACGGCGCGGCTCAATGCGCTGCAGGTGCAGGTGTTCGACCAGTTCGACAACCCGGTACCCGACGTCCTCGTCAACTACGGCGCCCCGGCGGGACTGACCGTACAGCCGGGGCTCGGCCCCGATGGCATCGGCTTTACCAACTTCCTCACCAACGCCGATGGCCTGCACGTCGCGATGGTTATCGCCGAGACGTCGCTGATTCCGACCATCGACGAGTTCGGCAATAAGGGTACGGCCGGACTGGCGGGCACGTACACGATAACCGCCGCTCCGGCCACCGGCAGCGCCCCGGCGCAGGTGTACAAGGTCGACGTCGACATGGGCCCGGAGATGGTCACCGCGTCCGTCCAGAACGATCAGGCGATGATCGGCCAACCCCTGCCCAGTCCGGTCCGCAAGCTCGTCCTGCGTTATCAACGCACCGACCGCTACACCGACGCCAACAACGACTCGAAGGACGACGACAACGGGGACTTCCGCGACGAGAACTTCACGCAGAAGACCCCGAAAGCCGTGCCCGGCGTCGCCATCACCTTCGAGGTGCAACGCGAGGACGGCAACAAGGAAACCGACTTCGGACTGCAGCCGACGAGCGTCGCACCCACGGTGGCCACCACCGACGCCAGCGGACTGACGACGGCGGCGGCGACGATGGGAGACGTGGGGGGCGTCAACCAGGTGGTCGGCAAGACGCCGGCCATCCCGGTCACCTGGCTGTTCGCCGACGGCACGACCCTGGATCAGAAGACCTTCACGGACGCCAATCTGTTCGCCGAGTCGACGAACCTGGTCGCCCTGCCGGTCGTGATCACCACGACGGTGACGGATCCGGGCGGTGGCATCGACCTGGCAACATTGAACGCGCTGCTGAACGGCACTTCGTTCTTCAACGGCGCCACCCCACCGGCGGTGCCGCCGAGCTTCCCCGAGCGCTTGCAGGTCACCGCCGGCGGCAAGGTGTTGACCGCGCTGCCGCCGAGCCTCGTGACCGATTCCGCCTTCACGGATATTCAGGTCGAGTACCGGCCGTCGCGACCGAAACTGCTCAACGGGGCCAACACCGTGCAGGTACAGAAGGTCAAGGACCGCGCCACCAACGAACAAGCGGCGGTAACGTCGCAGGGGTTCACTTACCCGTAA